Part of the Bacteroidales bacterium genome, GTTCCGTTAAAATAGATTATGACGCCAACAACATGGCATTTGAATATGCCGCGCCCTTATTTGAAGGGCAGGATGCTGTGCGCTACAGCTATTATCTTGAAGGCCAGGACGAAGAATGGTCAGAGTGGGCAAAGGAAACCAATAAACACTATACCAATTTACCTGAAGGGGATTACGTCTTTAAAGTAAAAGCTATTGGTGTTTATGATCGGGAAAGCACCGTTGCGGGTTACGCTTTTACTATAGCCCCTCCGTGGTATCGTACCTTGTGGGCTTACGGTTTTTATGGACTGTTTTCCGTTCTGTTTATCGGAGGTATAGTGAAAGTATATACGAAGAGGCTTGTAAGGCATAGAGAGCAGTTGGAACAAACTGTTAAAGAACGAACCGCTGAACTGGAGCAATCCAATAGAGAGCTGAAGGAAACCATTGATCTGGTTAACCGGCAAAAGATTAAAATACAAACCCAGGCTGATCAACTTAAGATGCAAAATGAAAGGCTCATAGAGCTCGATGGATTCAAGGAAACCATGACCACTACCATTGTTCATGATCTGAAAAATTCGCTCAATGCCATCATTAATGTTCCTGAGAACCTGTCGGAAGAGGGGCTGAAGCTCGTTAAACAATCTGCCGGTCAGATGCTGAATATGGTAATGAACATTCTGGATATTTATAAATATGAGAACAGCCGGATGGTGTTAAATACATCTGCCCATCCCCTTTATGAGATTGTTCAAAAGGCTATGGGGGAAGTGGCTTTTCTTAATCAGGCTAAACACATCAGCATCCGGAATCATGTCCATCCTGAAATTTATATTCTGGCCGATAAGGAAATCATTATCCGGGTTTTAATCAATCTGCTTACCAATGCCATCAAGTTTACGCCCGTCGGTGGAATGATCCGGGTCGATGCCTCTTCTTCAGAATTTCCCGGAGCAGAAGTGGGGGAGGGAGTGGTAAGCGTTTCTGTAAAAGATAACGGGGAAGGTATTCCCGGGGATCAACTGGAAAAAGTATTTGATAAATTCACCCAGGTGGAGGCCAAAAATACAGGTAAAGCCCCTTCAAGCGGTTTGGGTCTTACTTTTTGCAGAATGGCGGTAGAAGCGCATGGCGGGGAAATCGTCGCAGAGAGTGAATTGGGAAAAGGCTCGGTTTTCCGTTTTACGCTCCCTGCAGATAAAGCCCTCAACAAAACAAAGGCGGGGGCAAATCCGCCCTCAGCGCCATTGATTGATGTTTTTGACCTTCCTGAAAAAATAAAAGTCGTTCTCAGGCCCTATGTAAACAGGCTAAAGAATTTAATGATAAACGAAACCACAGAGATAATCTATATACTCAACAATATCCAGCATACCGGTGATGAAATTGAAGCCTGGAAGAAAGAATTGGAAGATTGTTTGTTTACACTGGATGAAGAGAGATATAGCCGGCTCATCCGGTTAGACTAAACAATGGCTATATTGGAAAAAAGTGGTAGCGACGATTCAATAAGGGTTATGGCTTTTATATGATATGCCTTTATTATCCATATGCAATTTCAATTTTTTAATAAACTGTTAAACTAATGAAAAGAACAACTTTATTTATTATTTCGATCTTTTTTGCTTCTCTTTTTGCAATAAAAGGTTCATGGGCACAAGAACCGGTTTGTACTTTTGGTACAGAACTTCAATACGCTAAGATGCTTGCCGGGCAAGATCCCAAAGGAAGCGAGATAAAATGGTTCCAGGTAAACACAGAGGATGATACATGGAAGCTTGAGGATGATGTGCTGGTTTGTTCCGGTCAGCCTATTGGCGTGATCCGCAGTGAAAAAAGGTATGAGAATTTTATCATGCACATCGAATGGAAACACATGGAGGCCGGAGGAAACTCGGGTACTTTTGTGTGGAGCAAGGCAGAACCGTCCGGAAACCGTCTTCCCGACGGTGTGGAGGTGCAGATGCTCGAACTCGACTGGGTAAACCAGAATACCCGGAATGGTGAAAAACCTCCTCTGGCCTATGTGCATGGCGAATTGTTCGGTGTTGGCGGTGTTGAGGTGGTTCCCGACAATCCACGCGGGAAACGCAGCAAGTCGGTGGAAAACCGGTGCAAGGGCAAAGGAAAATGGAATACCTACGA contains:
- a CDS encoding DUF1080 domain-containing protein, producing MKRTTLFIISIFFASLFAIKGSWAQEPVCTFGTELQYAKMLAGQDPKGSEIKWFQVNTEDDTWKLEDDVLVCSGQPIGVIRSEKRYENFIMHIEWKHMEAGGNSGTFVWSKAEPSGNRLPDGVEVQMLELDWVNQNTRNGEKPPLAYVHGELFGVGGVEVVPDNPRGKRSKSVENRCKGKGKWNTYDVVCVDGTIKLSVNGKFVNGISESSQQKGYICLESEGAEIHFRNIRIIELP